A window of Coturnix japonica isolate 7356 chromosome 2, Coturnix japonica 2.1, whole genome shotgun sequence contains these coding sequences:
- the LOC107308687 gene encoding tigger transposable element-derived protein 3-like, translating to MELHGQTGSCPATCRACGRGPGTEHTATRKERKELSLTEKVRVLEVLEGPKVSQSELAKRFGVSQPQICRIIKNKERILSEWRRNGNPDRKRSRDGKDGDMEAALLRWVQGARNTQLPISGTWLHMKAKNLAQDVGTARCQHSNGCMARVRVQHNVNSEKTVQDGGDEQHGAVQGSVQGSVHGSVQDSVQGSVHGSVQGSVQGSVQGSVQGSVHGSVQGSVQGSVQGSVHKSLHSSLHGSLQGSLQGSLQGSLHDLLHSYAPSELYSCGETQVQLSADGEMLTLLLCTNADGSEKAALRAVGRRANPPYLHGINLQAVPWTYRGGGRLSAALFAEWLQDFNEEMQRKGKSVLLLAEEHEERPYLQLSNVRMLFMPPVATLAHPLHRGIARDLKGHYRRRLLTQVPVVLGSEPPTLLDALHVLAQAWGDVRPELITSCFRATNFSPDSCPDALPAPIWLGQEQLESFGVMDEGLDADMAEGEDWDGGTEESEDSAEPVAVRPCPSEPELWDSMATLRRFLECRATSPDLMQMFYTLQDAVHVVTASAEPALLRDGHPRQ from the coding sequence ATGGAGCTGCACGGCCAGACCGGGAGCTGCCCCGCAACGTGCCGAGCGTGCGGCCGGGGACCGGGCACCGAGCACACAGCGACACGCAAAGAGCGCAAGGAGCTGTCACTGACCGAGAAGGTGCGagtgctggaggtgctggaagGCCCCAAGGTGTCCCAGAGCGAGCTGGCCAAGAGATTCGGGGTATCGCAACCCCAGATCTGCCGCATCATTAAGAACAAGGAGAGGATCCTCAGCGAGTGGAGGAGGAACGGGAACCCCGACAGGAAGAGGAGCAGGGACGGCAAGGACGGGGACATGGAGGCTGCGCTGCTGCGATGGGTGCAGGGAGCCCGCAACACACAGCTGCCCATCAGCGGCACGTGGCTGCACATGAAGGCCAAGAACCTGGCACAGGACGTGGGCACAGCGCGCTGCCAGCACAGCAACGGCTGCATGGCACGGGTCAGGGTGCAACACAACGTCAACAGCGAGAAAACGGTGCAGGACGGCGGGGATGAGCAGCACGGAGCAGTGCAGGGATCAGTGCAGGGATCAGTGCATGGATCAGTGCAAGACTCAGTGCAAGGCTCAGTGCATGGATCAGTGCAGGGATCAGTGCAAGGCTCAGTGCAGGGATCAGTGCAGGGATCAGTGCATGGATCAGTGCAGGGATCAGTGCAAGGCTCAGTGCAGGGCTCAGTGCACAAGTCACTGCACAGCTCATTGCATGGCTCATTGCAAGGCTCATTGCAAGGCTCACTGCAGGGCTCATTGCACGACCTGCTGCACAGCTATGCACCCTCCGAGCTGTACAGCTGCGGGGAGACCCAGGTCCAGCTGAGTGCCGATGGTGAGATGCTGacgctgctgctctgcaccaacGCTGACGGCTCGGAGAAGGCGGCGCTGCGGGCGGTGGGACGCCGTGCCAACCCGCCCTACCTGCACGGCATCAACCTGCAGGCCGTGCCATGGACTTACCGCGGCGGTGGCCGTCTGAGCGCTGCGCTGTTTGCTGAGTGGCTGCAGGACTTCAATGAGGAGATGCAGCGTAAAGGGAAGAGCGTCCTGCTGCTCGCTGAGGAGCATGAGGAGCGCCCCTACCTCCAGCTGTCCAACGTCAGGATGCTCTTCATGCCACCCGTGGCCACGCTGGCGCATCCCCTGCACCGCGGCATCGCCAGGGACCTGAAGGGCCATTACCGGCGCCGGCTGCTCACCCAGGTCCCGGTGGTGCTGGGCTCGGAGCCGCCCACCCTGCTGGATGCCCTGCACGTGCTGGCACAAGCGTGGGGCGACGTGCGCCCGGAGCTCATCACCAGCTGCTTCCGTGCCACCAACTTCAGCCCCGATAGCTGCCCTGATGCTCTGCCCGCACCCATCTGGCTCGGCcaggagcagctggagagcTTTGGGGTGATGGATGAGGGGCTGGATGCCGACATGGCCGAGGGAGAGGACTGGGACGGGGGGACGGAGGAGAGCGAGGACTCTGCGGAGCCGGTGGCGGTGCGGCCGTGCCCCTCGGAGCCGGAGCTGTGGGACAGCATGGCCACGCTGCGGCGCTTCCTGGAGTGCAGGGCCACCTCGCCGGACCTCATGCAGATGTTCTACACgctgcaggatgctgtgcaCGTGGTGACAGCCAGTgcagagccagcactgctcagggacGGCCATCCCAGGCAGTGA